The following is a genomic window from Halichoerus grypus chromosome 5, mHalGry1.hap1.1, whole genome shotgun sequence.
CAAGGCGGTATCGGATGCCTCCTGGAGGTcgagagaaggaagacaaatCTAAACCGGTCCTTGGTTACAGTGGATTCCGAAGAGCGTAggcggctgggggtggggcgaAGCCACACCGAAGGCCACGACTAAATTGCAGAGAAAGCGGGCGGCCTTAATAACATTCTTTTGGAAGTCTGGCTGTGAAGAGACCGAAAAGGCGGGACTTGGAGGGTAACTTAAGGCTCAAGGGGATAATCGGCTTCAGAATCCCTACCCTTGAGTGGGAGCAACTCTGCTTCTGCTGGAGGCCCTCTGCAGGCCTTTTGGGTCCTTCTTAGGATTTCCCTTCTAGCTgtgaactggaaaagaaaaagacacccccccccccgccccgccctgccctTCTCTAAGCTGGAAACAAAATATGCCATTCAGTAAAAGGCGAAACAAAACAGCGTTTGGTCCGAAAgccttctttctttaaaaatcctgGCATGCAAATAAGGGGCTTTAATGTGGCTCCCAGCGATTGGTAGGTACTTACGAAATCCGTCATTTCCTCGTAATGCAGGATGCAAACGAAGAAGCTGCTTTCTGCTTTCCTATTGGCTGTCTGATTGGGCTACTTCCCTTCACCCCTCCCGGGAGCTCTTATAAATTACACCAAATTGGTTATCCTTTCCACTTCCTTCTCCTTGAATAAGAAGCTGTAACTGCATTTTTGGCCGTAATGTCAGGACGCGGAAAGCAGGGAGGCAAGGCCCGCGCCAAGGCCAAGTCGCGCTCGTCCCGCGCCGGCCTGCAGTTCCCGGTGGGCCGAGTGCACCGCCTGCTGCGCAAGGGCAACTACGCCGAGCGGGTGGGGGCCGGCGCGCCGGTGTACATGGCGGCGGTGCTGGAGTACCTGACGGCGGAAATCCTGGAGCTGGCGGGGAACGCGGCCCGAGACAACAAGAAGACGCGCATCATCCCTCGCCATTTGCAGCTAGCCGTGAGAAATGACGAAGAGCTCAACAAGTTACTTGGGGGGGTCACCATTGCCCAGGGCGGCGTCTTGCCCAATATCCAGGCGGTCTTGTTGCCCAAGAAAACGGAGAGTCACAAGCCTGGCAAGAACAAGTAATTAGGAGGGTCGAGACCATCCCCACTAACCCCAAAGGCTCTTTTAAGAGCCACCAAAATGTCAATTGAGGGGCTGATAACGAAATAGCGCATTAGCTCTTTTTTTGAAAACTTGGGTGGCTCTAAAAAGAGCCTTTGGTCTTTGGCTTATCAgggttttatttacttttggctTTGTGGCTTTCAGTTTTCTTTGGTAAGAGAACGGCCTGGATGTTGGGCAGAACGCCGCCCTGGGCGATGGTGACTTTGCCCAACAGCTTGTTCAGCTCCTCGTCGTTGCGGATGGCCAGCTGGAGGTGGCGGGGGATGATGCGCGTCTTCTTGTTGTCTCGGGCCGCGTTCCCCGCCAGCTCCAGGATTTCCGCCGTCAGGTACTCCAGCACCGCCGCCATGTACACCGGCGCGCCGGCCCCCACCCGCTCGGCGTAGTTGCCCTTGCGCAGCAGGCGGTGCACTCGGCCCACCGGGAACTGCAGGCCGGCGCGGGACGAGCGCGACTTGGCCTTTGCGCGAGCCTTGCCTCCCTGCTTTCCGCGACCGGACATGATTGAAAGTGAGGCTAAAACACCTAAGctcaaaacctcccaacaaaacAGGATTGAAAGATCAGCGATTGAAAAGCTTTTATAAGCTTTGCTAGGGGTGGGGTCAGGAACGAGTTTTTCATTGGTCCTAAATTGGCTCCAGAACTGGCCAATGAGGCCAAGAGTAGGTGTTGTTACGTAGTGATTACTGATAACGCAAGGTCCCTACAAGGCCCAATGGGAACGAAGGGCTTTTGGAGCCCTAATTTGCATACGGTGGTTATAAAAGGATCAGGCCCGCCCATTCTCGCACTTCTTTTCTTTGCTAACGAGTGAGGTGTTCTACAATGCCTGAACCGGCAAAGTCAGCTCCCGCGCCCAAGAAGGGCTCGAAAAAGGCTGTCACCAAAGCCCAGAAGAAGGACGGCAAGAAGCGTAAGCGCAGCCGCAAGGAGAGTTACTCCATCTACGTGTACAAGGTGCTCAAGCAGGTGCACCCCGACACCGGCATCTCGTCCAAGGCCATGGGCATCATGAACTCCTTCGTCAAcgacatcttcgagcgcatcgcCGGCGAGGCTTCCCGCCTGGCGCATTACAACAAGCGCTCGACCATCACGTCCCGGGAGATCCAGACGgccgtgcgcctgctgctgcccggcGAGCTGGCCAAGCACGCCGTGTCCGAGGGCACCAAGGCGGTCACCAAGTACACCAGCTCCAAGTGAGTCCCTGCCGGGACACGGCGCTCGCATGAGTCGCCGGCCGCTTGActccaaaggctcttttcagagccacccaCCTAATCACCAGAAAAGAGCTTTGTTCACTTATTTTCCCCTCACTTGATCTCACAAAGTAAGTAACTCTACTTGTGAAAGATCATCGAAGATGGCACGCATAGCTTTTTAAGCCTTTCCTACTTGAGATTCCTGGCGCGTGACTGGCTCTGCTTTTTAATCTAGGGCGCGTCTTAACTGTGCTGCTTAGTTTTCCTACAAGTCCTTTCCGAATTAGGATATTGAAAATCCGCTTTTCCCCTTCCGTCCCCAGACTATTGTGTCCTGGTGACTTTGTTGGGTGTATGTTTCATCGGTGTTCTAAAACGAAATGAGTGATTTCGGTCATCCTCACTTAAGAAAGGACCCCAGGACAACTAAACCCGGGTCCCGGGAACATTGCGTCAGAGCCCTGAAGAATTCTCCCGAGCGTTTGGCAGCTGCCGGGGTGCCCAGTCACCACTTCTGCCCTGCGGTGTGGCCTCCTGTGGATACCAGCGGTCTGGGCACTGAGGGCGGGGCCTGCGCTGCCGGGTCCTAGCCTTTCCCTGATTGGACGACATGAATATTCAAAATCACGCGCCCGCTCCGGAATTCGTAGGTTCTGGTTTCCGCTGCTCCCTTTGGGGCTTTCAAATCCCTATTATTTCTCGGTTTGTGGATCGTTTTTGcatttaattctctcttcttgGAACGCCCCGGCCTTGGGTCACTGCAAGGCGCTGGTCATTTAGGGCTGGGCTCAAAAGTCACCTCTCCGAGACCTTCCCAAGTCCCACTCAGGAATTTGCGTCTCTCGTTCCTGCCTATCACCTGGTctcattgttttctcttcctcctagCAGCTGTCAGAAGTTGGTTCGTTTATTTTCGTATTTATGGTCTTTCTCCTCAAGCCCTTAACAGACTTTGCTGGTCTGATTTTCTGCTAAATACAGTCAGCGCCAGtctgcctggcacataatggacacttaaatacttactgaattaaAATGGTCGAATTAATTTTCCCACGCTATCCCTTTCTTAATCGCTTCCTGGATGGATGCGTGCCATTCATTTCCATTAGATACGCGTGAAGACAGGAAAACGGAAATGTTTTTGGAGCTCTTTGGCCAAGTCAATCTGGGGTCACTTCAGGGCAATAGCTCTGAGGAGGCCCGGGTTAAGATTCTTTTTGTGCACCAAAAAGGAGGTGGTGGTCGTGGTTGGTTTTCCCTTTATGCTTCTTGTAGTGTAAcctcttttggattttctttaaattcagagCATTGGTCACTGGAAAGATCCTCTTCCCATCTCCTTTTCTGACACCCACCATCTCCATCCTGATCCTCTGTTCCCCATGGAGATGAGCTTTTAATTTACACTCACCTTCTCACTTATCAGGAGGCCTTGAAAAGATAGACCCTGTAAGACAGGCAAGGTTAAATAACCCCCTTTACAACCCAGAGGTTGAGAAAAGCAAAGGGATTGGTTCACTGGTCATGCAGCTCACATTGTCCACCTTTGTATCCTCAAATGCGCAGACAattgcattttagttttattttatgtaattacaaAATGTTCACTCTTTCTGTCTAAGCCTTGATTTTGCTGATGAAGACACTGATGGGTCTGATCAGTTGTTCAATTCTGCTTTTGGCTAAGGGGTCCTGGAGTTGATCCTAAGGGTTTCATGAATCCAAATGGACTCCAGACATTATTATAAACTGAATTAATCTTATGTTTCCTACATGTGTGTTTTCAAATGTGTGTAGATGCtattgttattaataaaattacCCGTTAATTTAAAAGGTTGGCTGGATTCTTTTTATCTGCcatgtattttctcattaaatgaAGTTAGATAAAACCACTGCTGGGTCTGTGGAAAAGCTGGTTGCCTCTGATTTGGAGAATGAATATTTATAAGCCATTGGCCAAACTTACTTCTACCCAAGAGGTGCACTGGGGCTGAAGTAGCTTGTTATGGGGACACTGTTAATCCCTAGTCACTTAAAAAGACATGACCATAAATAAGAAGCATTatcaacaagatagaagaaatgaAGTCCTTAAAAAAGTTTAACACCTATAGACTTAGTATGGACCAGACAATGGTCTAGGCCCTTTACAcatattgactcatttaatcctcacaagaacctcATGAAATAGTCACCATTAttatctcccattttatagatgaggaaactgaggcacagagaggcttcTCCTCAGAGACTCCAGAGAATAAACTCTTAGATCAGGGTCAATCTCTGAAAACCTGGACCCCTCCTTGGAGTTTGGGGGGAAACTGTCTAggctttaaaattaaaaggaatatcACCTGCTTTATTCTCTTTAGGGTGAACCCTGTATATAAATCTATGGTGGTGACGATGGTGGTGGCTGAAATCCTTGGGGGTGGGATTGGGGGGGTTCTGGTTCTCCAACCCAGAGGCCATACCTCAACTTGCTTACCAGTTGGAATCCCTTCACTAATATGAGAGAGTCTTGGTTACTGGTTTCAGGCTCCGTCTGGGCACGGTGTTTACTAGGAAGGAAGTTAtagagtggggaagggggaagagatgaatttggaattttaacTCTGGAGGGGAGCTAATTAGTGATGGTGAATTTAATCCTCCTAAAGAACTTCTTTGATCACTTCCTCCTGCTCAAACATCTGTATACATTTGCTTATGTTGGGGTTAATAACAGTaattgttataataataattccttctacttattgagcacttaactGTTTACAGGGCCCTCTGCTGAGTGTTTTACCTGCATCGCCTCATCTCTTCttcacagccactgtggaagtaGGTTCCGATATTAtgatccttattttatagatggaggaAACAGTCTTAGAGAAGTTAACTTGTGCAGGATCATTGAAGAAGTAAGTGATGGAACTGCAATCCAATGTACACTTTTAAAAAGCTTgatattcaggggcacctgggtggctccatcggttaagcgtctaactcttgatttctgctcaggtcatgatgtcagggtttgtgagatcaagcccaggacgcccagcgcagagcctgcttaagattctctgtctgtctccctttccctctgcccctctccaccagcccctaaaaaaaaaaacaaaaacaagcttgATATTCAAAGCTCTCCaacatctgcctctccctccttctaTAGGTCTATTTCCTACTGCTCCCTTATAGGGTTATAGGGTTAGGTGGGTTTTCTGCTCTACGCAAAAGGGTCTGCTCACCTCCCACTAAGCCCATCTGCTCGGGTCTGGACTGGGACTGCCACCTCCTTCTGGCTTGGCCagagcttgctttctttcttttttttttttaagattatttatttatttgagagagagagagcatgagaggggggagggtcagagggagaagcagactccctgctgagcagggagcccgatgcggggctcaatgcggggctcgatgcggggctcgatcctgggactccaggatcatgatctgagctgaaggcagtcgcttaaccaactgagccacccaggcaccccagagcttTCTTTCAAGCCAAAGCCATATCTTATAGCTCAAATGACACTTCTGCCTTCATTTCTCTACCATACCCACccgcacttttttaaaaaacagctttattgtgtTATAACTggcatacaataaactgcacatgtTTAAAGTATAATTTGCTAAGTTTTGACGTACATACATACCAATGAAAACATCACTATActcaaaataatgaacatatccatcaacCCACCCCAGAGTTTCCTAGTGCCACTTCATAattcttctctctgcccccttcaCCAATGTCCTCCTttgcccccatccctgccctcaggCAACCGCTGGTTTGCTTTATGACATTAGAgatagtttgcattttctaaagt
Proteins encoded in this region:
- the H2AC21 gene encoding histone H2A type 2-B, giving the protein MSGRGKQGGKARAKAKSRSSRAGLQFPVGRVHRLLRKGNYAERVGAGAPVYMAAVLEYLTAEILELAGNAARDNKKTRIIPRHLQLAVRNDEELNKLLGGVTIAQGGVLPNIQAVLLPKKTESHKPGKNK
- the H2AC20 gene encoding histone H2A type 2-C; translation: MSGRGKQGGKARAKAKSRSSRAGLQFPVGRVHRLLRKGNYAERVGAGAPVYMAAVLEYLTAEILELAGNAARDNKKTRIIPRHLQLAIRNDEELNKLLGKVTIAQGGVLPNIQAVLLPKKTESHKAKSK
- the H2BC21 gene encoding histone H2B type 2-E; the encoded protein is MPEPAKSAPAPKKGSKKAVTKAQKKDGKKRKRSRKESYSIYVYKVLKQVHPDTGISSKAMGIMNSFVNDIFERIAGEASRLAHYNKRSTITSREIQTAVRLLLPGELAKHAVSEGTKAVTKYTSSK